The Gammaproteobacteria bacterium genome segment GTAGTCATATTCCGATCCCGGCGTGAAAGACATCGGAACCTCGTCGAGCAGGACCTCGTCCCAGTACGGGCTGAGATAGCGCCGGGAGCTGAGTCCGGTGATGGGCTCGTCGCGGATGCCGAACCAGCGCAGACCGCTCGACATCTGCAACACGTTACGGATGGTCATGGGCTCCTTGTCCGTGCCCCGCCAGCGCGGAATGTACCGGGCGACGGAATCGTCCAGCGAATCGATGTGCCCGTCGGCAATGGCGCGGGCGATGAGCAGGCCGCCGGCCATCTTGTGCATGCTGCGGGAATTGACCACGTCGGACGGCTTAAGGCCCATCCAGTAATCGGCCGATTGCAGCGCGCCGCGATGCCAGACCAGCAGGCTCTCGGACCGGTTGCGCCGGGCGTAGGCGCGGGCCTCGCCCAGCGCATCTTCCGCGATCGTGCGGCTCTCCGGCGGAACCACCTCGAAGAATCCGTCGTGCGCGCCGGCAATCGCCTCCGTGGGCTCATACCACCTGTAGCCGCCGGGACCGCTGGTTTCCCCTTGCGTATTGAACCGCCGAACAAGAACCTCTTCCGTGGTTTCAGCGCCCGTTACGGCTGATTGAGCGCCCACCAGGCCGGATTGAGCGCCCATCAATACGACGCAGGCCGCAACGGCGGCGGCTTTTCCGATTGTCATGAACACGGATGTTCGCATGTGGCGAATTTATATCAGCGATTGTTACCATTGGTGAGACGCACTTGGGAAAGAGGAGACAGGCCGGTGTTCACAAATGTCTGGTACGTCGCTGCGCGAAGCGAAGATCTTCAGGACAAACCCCTCAAGGTCCGCATGCTGGGCTGCGACTTTGTGCTCTACCGCGAGCCGGGCGGCAAGGCGGTCTGCCTCAGTAATGTCTGCCCTCATCGGGGCGGGAGCCTGGCGCACGGCAAATGCAAGGACGACGGATCCATCGCCTGCCCGTATCACGCCTGGTCCTTCAACGGCGAGGGCAAGTGCACGCAGATCGCCTCGCGCCGCGATGAAGATCCGCAGGATGTGGCCCCGGGCGTCAAGATCGACGCTTATCCCACCGAAGAAAAGTACGGCTTCATCTGGGCGTTTCTCGGCGACGAACCCGAAAACGCGGCGCCGATCATCGAGATGCCCGAATTCGACGACGACGGGTTCCGTTCCACTACCACGCACAGCGAGGTTTGGGAAACCAACTATCACTGGGCGAAATTCTCCAATCTCGATCTCGTCCATCTGCCGGTCGTTCATGGCATCAAATTCCAGAACCAGGACAATCCCGATTCGCCGCCGCCGTTTGAACTGACGGAACATGACGACGGATTCGATCTTGTGTATTACCCCTCGACGTCACGTCCGCGCAAGGGCGGGGAATGGGACAAAATCCGCGACAGCGACGAAGCGAAGAAAGTCGAGTCGCGCATGAAATTCCGCGTCGCGGGGATCAGCCTTTACGGCAAGGTAGAAATCGGCGGCGTCGGCAGTGGCATGCACAACGTGTTTTACGAGTTTTCGACGCCGATCGATGATCAGACGACGGCCATGTACTACATCTTTTTCCGCAACTTCATGCTGCAGCCGGAGCTCGACGAGGAGCACCTGAAGCGCAATCTGATGCAAGCGCGCCAGGACAAGGCGATCGCCGAGGCGCAGCAACCTCGCATTGCACCGGTGGGACCCGACCCCAACGGCCTTTACACCTATGACGAAGACTCCGAGATTCGGCTCTATTGGAACCTGATGGGCAGTATGCGGGAACGCGGCTGGCAAATCGATCGCAAGGCCTGGGCCGAGGCCCTGGCTGCCGGCCACTATCGGGCGATCCCCTCGCCCGTGCGCAAAAAGGACCCCAAGGGCTGGGTCCACGATGAAGTGCCGCGCTACGCCAGGGGCACGACCTTCGCCGCCGCTGAATAACCGTCCAACTCGCTGGGGCGAGTTGCAACTGGCCGGCGAGCCGCGCTTACGGCGTCAGGGGGTTGTGCCGGCGCCGTATTCGTTGGTGGGGTCGCGATAGATCGTATGGAAGTGCGGCCCGTCCACGGCGATGCCGTCTTCGACCGAGAACTCGATGATCAGCGTGGGGCCCTGGATGCGGTAATAGACGTGCCCGCCGTCGCCGGCTTCGTGGGGGCCGTTCCATGCGAAGTGCAGGTCGTCGAGCCCCGCCTCCAGCGCCGCCATGCGCGCATCCGCGTTTTCACGCGGCTGCAGCAGCACCCAGTGGCCGATGGTCTCCAGCAGTAGCGCGCGGGCCTTTTCGGGCCAGCCCGCGACGGCGCTGCCCAGCACCTCGGGAATGAAACCATCCTGTCCCGCCCCGGCCTCCACGCTGCGCGGCCGCGGGGTGATTGACGCCTCCCTCCGAAGCGGTTCGGGCAGGGCCTGCATGACGGCGTGACCGGCCGCGAGTTCGTCTGCAAAGAGTGTCGCCAGCGCGCCGGCGTACTGGAATTCGGCAGGTTCGACGCCCACGAAGGTGGGCGACAGCCCGGTCGCGCGTCCATCCGCGAAGCTCCCGTTGATCGCCAGGTGATGCCCGCCGAACTGCCAGCCCCAACGGCCGGCGCCTGTCGGTTGGCCGAAGAAGGCGAGCCAGTAGTTGTCGTCCGACCATCCGGCGCGCGCTGCCCTGGGAAACGCCTTCAGAATGGCGTCGGCGCCGACTATCCGGGTGGCGGTCTCGTAACCGTGCGGTCCCAGCGCCGCGGCGAGAAAATTGAACGCGCGTTCGAGCTGGACGGACGTCAGATCGCCAAGGCGCAGCCCGTTCCGCTCGAAACGCGTTACTCCGGAGGGCAGGTTCGACCAGTTGCCGCGCAAAGGACTGTCGATGGGCAACACGATCGCATCCGCCTGCTCGGCACTCATCTCCGCCAGCAA includes the following:
- a CDS encoding serine hydrolase, with amino-acid sequence MRTSVFMTIGKAAAVAACVVLMGAQSGLVGAQSAVTGAETTEEVLVRRFNTQGETSGPGGYRWYEPTEAIAGAHDGFFEVVPPESRTIAEDALGEARAYARRNRSESLLVWHRGALQSADYWMGLKPSDVVNSRSMHKMAGGLLIARAIADGHIDSLDDSVARYIPRWRGTDKEPMTIRNVLQMSSGLRWFGIRDEPITGLSSRRYLSPYWDEVLLDEVPMSFTPGSEYDYSDMTADIMPHIIQGATGKRYAEYFSESLLKPLGALGGFIWVNREGGMPHGGCCLMLPPETWLRFGLLVMNGGSWNGRQLLPDYWMTEMLTPSTNNEHFGLMVWLGKPHAERRLFHRPNSWLNDVPKPGVYHSEPFLAEDLFLFDGSEGRSVVIVPSEQLVIVRTGFRPLPDQPEWDNAFLPNTIIRGIRRTAGGIAP
- a CDS encoding aromatic ring-hydroxylating dioxygenase subunit alpha, which translates into the protein MSAHQAGLSAHQYDAGRNGGGFSDCHEHGCSHVANLYQRLLPLVRRTWERGDRPVFTNVWYVAARSEDLQDKPLKVRMLGCDFVLYREPGGKAVCLSNVCPHRGGSLAHGKCKDDGSIACPYHAWSFNGEGKCTQIASRRDEDPQDVAPGVKIDAYPTEEKYGFIWAFLGDEPENAAPIIEMPEFDDDGFRSTTTHSEVWETNYHWAKFSNLDLVHLPVVHGIKFQNQDNPDSPPPFELTEHDDGFDLVYYPSTSRPRKGGEWDKIRDSDEAKKVESRMKFRVAGISLYGKVEIGGVGSGMHNVFYEFSTPIDDQTTAMYYIFFRNFMLQPELDEEHLKRNLMQARQDKAIAEAQQPRIAPVGPDPNGLYTYDEDSEIRLYWNLMGSMRERGWQIDRKAWAEALAAGHYRAIPSPVRKKDPKGWVHDEVPRYARGTTFAAAE
- a CDS encoding DUF3500 domain-containing protein, with translation MRNGKLVLLLTVLATIWPGAGILGAHEVLKQNQGAEAQSAGTRISPAPPFAETYGQPGARAALEAANALLAEMSAEQADAIVLPIDSPLRGNWSNLPSGVTRFERNGLRLGDLTSVQLERAFNFLAAALGPHGYETATRIVGADAILKAFPRAARAGWSDDNYWLAFFGQPTGAGRWGWQFGGHHLAINGSFADGRATGLSPTFVGVEPAEFQYAGALATLFADELAAGHAVMQALPEPLRREASITPRPRSVEAGAGQDGFIPEVLGSAVAGWPEKARALLLETIGHWVLLQPRENADARMAALEAGLDDLHFAWNGPHEAGDGGHVYYRIQGPTLIIEFSVEDGIAVDGPHFHTIYRDPTNEYGAGTTP